The Heliorestis convoluta genome includes the window AGAACCTTCCTTTGCTATAGAAAAAAGGCCTGAGGTTCTAGCACCTCGGCCTTCTCTATTCTTCTCTATCGATATTAGGCTTGCCCATATTTTCCTTGTAACCACTTGATTTCTTCTTCTACTTCTTTTTCTGTTAGGGCTACGGGACCACCGGCCAAAAAAGATAGGAGATAGATCTGGGCACATTCTTCCAATAGCTCGGCCATGAGAAAGGCTTGGCTAAGGTCTTTACCAACAGCCACAGCCCCGTGATTGGCCATGAGGGCTACGGGTCTTTCTCCCAGGGCTTTCACTACATTGTCAGCCAAAGATAAGGAACCGATGGGGGCGTGCGGTGCTGTTATAACGCCTCCACCGAAATAGGCTACCATGTTGTCTAGAACAGGTGGTATGTCATTCCGTGTTGCTGCGACAGCACTGGCATGTTTGGAGTGACAATGCACAATGGCCTGAACATCGGGCCTTGCTTGTAAAATGGCTCGATGCAATCCTTTTTCAATGGATGGTTTCCTGTGCCCCTCTACAACGTCTCCTGTCTCAATATCCATAATGACCAAATCTTCTAGTTGAAGCTTGTCATAGGCCATACCACTCGGCGTAATCAACATTTTTTTCCCTTCCGGTAAACGATGACTGATGTTTCCGCCTGATCCACTTACAAGTCCCTGGGCAATGAGCTTTTTGCCGTAATCTATAATTTTTTCTCCAAGGGCTCCGATTTCTTTATTGACCATCTGTTGCTTACTGCCTCTTTTCCATTACGATTCTGTTCTGATTAAAGGTAAGTTGGCCTGGCCATTTAAGTCACTGCCTGCTCGTTCTCCTCTTTGCAGGCGATAATAGCCAGCACAAGCGATCATAGCAGCATTGTCTGTGCATAACTCTAGTGGTGGAACGAAGAGCTTCTTATCTTTCTTTTGTAGAGCTTTTTCTAAGCGCTGGCGTAGGTAGCCATTGGCAGCAACGCCACCGGCTAAGAGAACCGTTGATATCTGCAGACTTTCTGCGGCACTGCAAGTTTTCTCTACCAGTACATCGACAACAGCTTCTTGGAAAGAAGCCGCTAGAGCCGCTTTGTCTACTTCTTCCCCTTTTAGCTTGGCTCGATTGAGCAAGTTAAGAACGGATGATTTTAAGCCACTGAAGCTAAAATCATAGCTATCTTTGAGCCAAGCTCGCGGCAGCTCATAAGCAGTAGGGTCGCCTTGGCGAGCTAACTTTTCAATGAGTGGCCCACCAGGATACCCTAAGCCGAGTGCTCTGGCAATCTTGTCATAGGCCTCTCCGGCTGCATCATCACGGGTTGACCCAAGAATTTTCATCGTTCCGTGATCTTGTAGATAGATCAAGTGGCTATGACCGCCTGAGACAACGAGACAGAGAAGCGGAAAGGAAAGCTGAGGATATTGTAGAAAATTGGCATAGATATGCCCTTCAATATGATGAACCCCTACAAGGGGCAATTCTCTAGCCATTGCAACGCCTTTGGCATAAGCAACACCGACAAGAAGAGCACCGACAAGACCAGGCCCTTGGGTAACCGCGAGGGCTGTCACATCAGACCAACGACATTGTCCTTCTTCTAGCGCCCGATCAACGACAGCCGTAATACTTTCCATATGCTTTCTCGAAGCAATCTCCGGTACAACACCACCAAAAACCTGATGCGTCGCCACCTGAGATGCAATAATGTTCGAACGAATCTTATGTCCTTCTTCAACAATCGCAGCTGAGGTCTCGTCACAACTCGTCTCTATAGCTAATATCACTTTCCCTTCTGGGAAAGCTGGGGAAGCATGGCCTGTCAACGTCTAATCCACCTCATAATCGTACATTTTCAACTTCAAGCCCATGAGGAAACCAACCCTCGCTGCTTGTGATTCGAGCGGGTCTTTCTTCTGCAATCAAGAATAGCTTGTGGGGATAGTAAAGGGTAACTTCATCGACCTTTACTACATTGTAGGGTGCTTCATCCTCAGGCTTGCCTTCCACGACCACAGGGAGATATTGATCGATACAGCAACAACCTCCGCCAACGACACAGCGCAAATCAATCGTTACGATATTACCGAGTGCAGCAATTTTCACTTTTCCTTCTTCTGTGATCTCCCATCGCATCGTAGATGCCCCCTTATTCGAAACTTCTCTTCCTATTATACCCCCATTAGGTATATGTTTGCAAAACTTTCCTTATAGAACACTTTCACCGCGTCACAAGGCTTCATCAACTATGCCCTACGTAAGCAACCCTTCATGAAAAGACATCATATACTCCCGAAAACCAGGATCTTTCTGCATAAGCGCCTGGGCCGCTCGCAAAGAAGACATAATCGTCTTATTCTCTGGATCAAGAATGGCGCTATCAAGACCTGCACCAATGGCCAAAGTAAGAAAAGTTCTGTTTAAGAGGGAGCGCACAGGCAAACCAAAAGAAACATTGGAGAGGCCACAGAGAATATGAACGTCCGGCAGCTCTTTACGAAGCCTTTGAATGACTTCTAGAGCGAAGGCAGCCCAATGTTCACCATGCACAACAGGTCGCAGTAGAGGGTCGAGGTAGATGTCGTCCATTTGAACTCCATCAGAAAGAAGTCTATCTACAAGGCGCAAAGAAACATCAACTTGCTCCTCTACAGTTTCGGCAAGACCGCGATCGTCGAGACACAAAGCAATTACGCGACAGTGATACTGCTTTACCAAAGGAATAAAGATACGATAGCGACTTTCCTCCGCAGAGATAGCATTAAGCCACGCTCTCCCTCGGTGTACTTTCAAAGCTCCTTCTATAGCCAAGGGATTGGGACTGTCTAGACAGACTGGATCATCTACAATGTTTTGTACCGTTTCTACGAGCCAAGCCAAACCTTCTGGTTCTTTTTGCCGCAATGTGGTGCAATTGAGGTCCATAACATGAGCACCCGATAATTTTTGGCGCAATGTCAGTTCTTGTATCAATGCTGCATTGTGAGACAATACAGCGCTTTCTATGCCGGGCCGACTTGTATGAATCTTTTCCCCAATGATGAGCATTCTATCCATCCTTCCTTGCTGTCACGAACTCATCTGGATCTTTGTGAATTCTTTCGCCAAAAAAACCCTGCTCTATGCAGGGTTCTTGATTATGATGGGTCTACTTGTTCTTGTTCTTTTATCTCTTTTTCTTCTAGCAATTCATAGCAAAGGTTCATAATATCACTTACCGAAAGAATGCCTACTACTTCTTCTCCTTCTAGAACAGGTAAGCAGCTGACTTTGTACTTTTTCATCATGACTACCGCATCGGCCAGCCTTTTCGACCGATCAACCGACACAGGATTGCGAGTCATCACCCATTCTACAGGCGTATAAGCAATAACACCTGGTGCCCGCATGGCTCGATCAATATCATGGTGGGTAACAATTCCAACCAAGCGACCTTGATCATCTACCACAGGCAAGCGTCGAATGATACGCTCGGTCATAACACGTAGCGCTTCAGAGATAGGCGTTGTCATTGTTGTGGTAATGGCTGGAGAGATCATCTTTGCTTCTACAAGCATGGCCATTCCCTGCCTTTCTACTTTAACCCCATTACTAGGTTATAATAAAAATACATTCGCCACAAAGATTACAAATCCTTCTCTTACCGGACTTCTAGGCTAGAATCCTCTTGCAAGCTGCGCCACATAATAAGCGCGTCTTCACCATTGTCACTATAGTAGTTCGGCCTGCGACCAACGCTTCGAAAGCCCATTTTATGATAAAGAGCCAGTGCACTGCCATTGGACGGTCTTACTTCGAGCGTAATCCGCTCTCCACCTAAAAGAGATGCTTCTAAAAATAGATAGCGTAAAAAAGCTTCTCCCACACCTTGTTGCCGCCAAGTATGGGCAATCGCTATGGTAGTGATGTGAGCCTCATCGAAAATAAGCCATAAACCGGCATAGCCGATGATCTCTTCACGTTCCTCGCATCTCGTTGCAGCCACCCAATAATGAGCTAGGCGACTCTCTGTTAACTCATCTTGAAAAATCTGACGACTCCAAGGTGCAGGAAAAGAAGCTTCTTCGATCTCCAAAACTGGATCAAGATCGGCTATAACCATGGTACGAAAATAAACTTGACCGCCTTCCACTTCCATCTCTGCTCTCCTTATGTTGTAGCACCTTTGAGGGCTTGCTGCTTTTTGTAATTTACTTCTGCTTCAGAAGGTCGAATGTAAAGAGGTGCTAGTTCATGAAGTGAATCTTCTTCCCCGCTCTGCAGTCGTTGCCAGCCTAGACGAGCTACCTGGCTGCCCCGAGGATAGGCTAGCTCTGGTGGAGCAAAAAGCGCCGAAGGTCCCATTGCCTCTTCTAGATAGGACCGATAAACGGGCACCGCATCGCCAAGAAACAGTATAGGCTTCTTCTGCTCTTTCCATTTGCTTTCTAATTGCTGGATCAGTTGTTGAGGTGATAGAGCTTCATAAGGGCTCAGCCTTTTCATGCCTTCTCCTTCCGCTTCGTATAAGGCCGTATAGACTTCAGATTTGCGAGCATCAAGAATGGGGCAAATGAAAGCAGAGCTATGGGCAATGTTGCGAGCCAATGCATCGAGAGTCGGTATCGCTACCACAGGTAGGCCTAGCGGATGAGCCATACCTTTGACAGAAGCTAGGGCTATGCGCAGCCCTGTAAAAGAACCTGGACCAATTGCGACAGCAAAACCATGCAAATCGGAAAGCTTACACCGCGATAAAGCAAGGGTTTGCTCTAAGGCCGGCATCAAGCGTTCTGAATGAGTCCCCTGGGTATGTAGAAAGGTCTCGGCAATCACCTTTTCATCACTGACTATCGCAATGGTTGTTACGGTTGTTGAGCAATCCAATCCAAGGACGTACATGCTTGATTCCACTCCCTTACGATTTGCTGGGCCTTTTCTCCAGAACCATTAAGTTCCATGCGGCGGGCAATTTCACCATTGCTTCGTTCAATTGGTACCAATCTCACTTGTAGAGCTTCCTCCGGCATAAGATGACCCAGTCGCTCCGGCCACTCTATGCAAAGCAGACCTTGTCCTTGCAGATAATGAGACCAGCCGATGTCCCATACTTCTTCTGGCTCTGTGAGCCGATACAGATCAAAATGATAAATTGGTATATTCCCTTCGTATTCATGAACGAGGGTAAAGGTAGGGCTTGTCACAGCTCCATCATAGCCAAGTGCGCGAACAAGCGCTTGTACAAGCGTTGTCTTGCCGGCACCTAAATCTCCAAAAAGCAGCAAAATATCATCTTTGGCCATATATTGTGCCAACCAGCAACCAAAAGCATCTGTCGCTTTTTCATCGATAAGAATCCCTTGACCCACTTCTCTTTGCAAGTTAACGGCTCCTTTGCATCATCTTCTTTTAAGGATATTGCCAAATTCGGTTATATTATACAGAAAGAAAAAAGAAACCCCCTTAGATAAGGAGGTTTAACGAAAAGCTTCCTGGCTCACGGTCCCACTCTGTTCTTTTCTCTCTATTAGAATAGATTGCCATAGTTGCTCTACGCGGCTACTGATACTGTATACATCAAAAGGCTTGGTCAAACAGTCTACAGCGCCTTCACGCAAAGCTCGTTGGACAAGACTTTCATCGGTATAAGCCGTCATCAGAATGACTTTGATAGAGGGGCTCGCTTTTACCATTCTAAGCATGGATTGAAATCCATCAAGCCCTGGCATCCGGACATCCATCAATACAATCGGTGGGTGATTCTTTTCTACGATATCGACGGCTTCTAAACCATTAACAGCTGTCAATACATTAAAGCCTGCTTCTCGAAATATAATCTGTAATAGTGATCGAACACCTTGTTGATCATCCACTACGAGAATGGTTTTGGCATCGATTTCCACACTCACTGGAATCACCTCCGTAAAAAAAGAAGGCTTTCAATAACTGCCTTTTATTTCCCATTTCGTCATGATTTATCAATTTCCTTCTTTTTTTATGTATTTTTTAGAAGTCCTTTCTTAGAGCACTTGCTTTCCAGCAATCCATGCTTTTGCTACTTTACTCCGACTGTCAAAAGGGTGACCCTCCCAAAGGACCAGATCCGCTTCTTTTCCGACTTCTAAGGTTCCTAAACGGTGCTCAAGACCTAGAATTCTTGCTGCGCCTATGGTTATGGCTTGCAAAGCCCTTTCTTCCTCTAAGCCATGCTTCACAGCAAGGCCTGCACAGAGGGGTAAGTACTGGATTGGAATAACGGGGTGATCTGTCATAATGGCAAAAGGAACGGACGCTTCTTCTAAAACTGCAGCGGTCCGAGGCGTAATTTCTTTCATTTCCACTTTGGCTCGATGGACAAGGGAAGGTCCAACGACAGCTGCTACCCCGGCTTGGGCCAATTCTGCTGCAATGAGATGACCCTCTGTACAGTGTTCAATCACCAGAGTAAGGTCAAACTCCTGCGCGATGCGCAGTGCTGTAAGAATATCATCGGCTCGATGGGCATGTACACGCAAGGGTACTTTTTTTTCAAAAAGAAGATCCAGTGCGTCCCAACGTAGATCCACATCCTGTTCAGGTGCTGCTTTTTTTTGCTGATATCTTTTTGCTTTTGTTAAAGCTTCTCTTAGCAAGGCAGCTGAAGCCATTCTTGTAATAGGTGCTTTGTTCTTTTCACCATAGACTCGCTTTGGATTTTCGCCAAGGGCGCATTTGATGGCACTTTTTTCATTGACAACACGTTGAGAAAAGCTTTGCTGACCTGCTTTCATAACAACAGCTTGTCCTCCAATGATATTGGCACTGCCTGGTAAAATACATAAAGTGGTGACCCCGCCTGTGAGAGCGTCTTCAAAAGCGGGATCAAAAGGATTAATTCCGTCTAGCGCTCTCATCTGCGGGGTTATAGGATCGGATGTTTCATTCAAGTCGTTGCCTTCGATGGGCGCATTTTCTTCCAGCAGCCCTACATGACAGTGCGCTTCGATAAAGCCCGGTAGTAATAAAAAGCCACGGCCATCGATGATTTCTCCCTCTTCTTCAAGCGTTGTCAGAGGTGGACAAGGTCCTACATGAGTAATAATTCCATGCTCATTAAAAGCAAGTAGTCCTTCTTCAATCGTTTCGCCCTTCATTGTCTTAATGGTAGCGCCGTATATGATTTTTTTCATCTCTGCATTCCTTCACTATGACTCTAAAGTAAATGCGGCTCTCATCTCGCCTACTTTATCACGTAAGTTGTTTTTTATTATTTTGGTATCATGATGAGCCAAGGCTTCCCGTTGTTCTGCCGTCAGTAAGCCCAGTTGACTCAATGCTTCAAGGACAATGGGTCCTAACGCATTCATATTACCATCGGCTACTTTGACAGCCATGCCCCAACCTTTCTCCGGGGCAGCCAAGGCATAGACACCATCGGCACCAATTTTGGCGACGATGGCGCCTTTGGTAACTGTCATAAGATCGCTATCTAACCGTCCTGTTCCGGCTACCAAAAAGGGATGATTTACCATGGCTTTCACAATTCTTGCGCAAGCTTTTTTTCGTCTTTCTGAGCCACTGCTAGCAAGGCCAAAGCGTCCAAAAGCGTATGCAATATTTTCCAGCGGCATGCCATATACAGGGATGCCACAGCCATCGACACCGATAATAACTTCTTCGGGTCTTAGTTCAGCAAGCGAAGCAACGGCTGCTAGTATATCTTTTTCAGCAGGATGCTCGGAAGAGACATAGTTTTCTAAGGGATAGCCCTGAAGCAAGCAGTAGGCTAAAACACCAGTATGTTTACCGGAACAGTTACAGTGTAGTAGCGTTGGTTTTTCTCCTGCTTTTAACAAAGCTTCTGCCGTTTTACGATCAAAAGGTCGATGGGTCCCACAAGCCAGCATTGTCTCTTCTAAGCCAATTTTCTGAATGCTATCAAGGACCCAGTGGCGATGCTCTTCTTCCCCTGTATGAGAACTCGTAAAAATCGCCAGGTTCTCTTCCGTGAAATTGAATTTTTCCATGCCGCCATTTTCTACGAGCGGTATCATCATGAGCGGTTTTG containing:
- a CDS encoding class II aldolase/adducin family protein; protein product: MVNKEIGALGEKIIDYGKKLIAQGLVSGSGGNISHRLPEGKKMLITPSGMAYDKLQLEDLVIMDIETGDVVEGHRKPSIEKGLHRAILQARPDVQAIVHCHSKHASAVAATRNDIPPVLDNMVAYFGGGVITAPHAPIGSLSLADNVVKALGERPVALMANHGAVAVGKDLSQAFLMAELLEECAQIYLLSFLAGGPVALTEKEVEEEIKWLQGKYGQA
- the tsaD gene encoding tRNA (adenosine(37)-N6)-threonylcarbamoyltransferase complex transferase subunit TsaD: MTGHASPAFPEGKVILAIETSCDETSAAIVEEGHKIRSNIIASQVATHQVFGGVVPEIASRKHMESITAVVDRALEEGQCRWSDVTALAVTQGPGLVGALLVGVAYAKGVAMARELPLVGVHHIEGHIYANFLQYPQLSFPLLCLVVSGGHSHLIYLQDHGTMKILGSTRDDAAGEAYDKIARALGLGYPGGPLIEKLARQGDPTAYELPRAWLKDSYDFSFSGLKSSVLNLLNRAKLKGEEVDKAALAASFQEAVVDVLVEKTCSAAESLQISTVLLAGGVAANGYLRQRLEKALQKKDKKLFVPPLELCTDNAAMIACAGYYRLQRGERAGSDLNGQANLPLIRTES
- a CDS encoding CC/Se motif family (seleno)protein; this encodes MRWEITEEGKVKIAALGNIVTIDLRCVVGGGCCCIDQYLPVVVEGKPEDEAPYNVVKVDEVTLYYPHKLFLIAEERPARITSSEGWFPHGLEVENVRL
- a CDS encoding dihydropteroate synthase, producing MLIIGEKIHTSRPGIESAVLSHNAALIQELTLRQKLSGAHVMDLNCTTLRQKEPEGLAWLVETVQNIVDDPVCLDSPNPLAIEGALKVHRGRAWLNAISAEESRYRIFIPLVKQYHCRVIALCLDDRGLAETVEEQVDVSLRLVDRLLSDGVQMDDIYLDPLLRPVVHGEHWAAFALEVIQRLRKELPDVHILCGLSNVSFGLPVRSLLNRTFLTLAIGAGLDSAILDPENKTIMSSLRAAQALMQKDPGFREYMMSFHEGLLT
- a CDS encoding CBS domain-containing protein; this encodes MAMLVEAKMISPAITTTMTTPISEALRVMTERIIRRLPVVDDQGRLVGIVTHHDIDRAMRAPGVIAYTPVEWVMTRNPVSVDRSKRLADAVVMMKKYKVSCLPVLEGEEVVGILSVSDIMNLCYELLEEKEIKEQEQVDPS
- the rimI gene encoding ribosomal protein S18-alanine N-acetyltransferase; its protein translation is MEVEGGQVYFRTMVIADLDPVLEIEEASFPAPWSRQIFQDELTESRLAHYWVAATRCEEREEIIGYAGLWLIFDEAHITTIAIAHTWRQQGVGEAFLRYLFLEASLLGGERITLEVRPSNGSALALYHKMGFRSVGRRPNYYSDNGEDALIMWRSLQEDSSLEVR
- the tsaB gene encoding tRNA (adenosine(37)-N6)-threonylcarbamoyltransferase complex dimerization subunit type 1 TsaB: MYVLGLDCSTTVTTIAIVSDEKVIAETFLHTQGTHSERLMPALEQTLALSRCKLSDLHGFAVAIGPGSFTGLRIALASVKGMAHPLGLPVVAIPTLDALARNIAHSSAFICPILDARKSEVYTALYEAEGEGMKRLSPYEALSPQQLIQQLESKWKEQKKPILFLGDAVPVYRSYLEEAMGPSALFAPPELAYPRGSQVARLGWQRLQSGEEDSLHELAPLYIRPSEAEVNYKKQQALKGATT
- the tsaE gene encoding tRNA (adenosine(37)-N6)-threonylcarbamoyltransferase complex ATPase subunit type 1 TsaE; this translates as MQREVGQGILIDEKATDAFGCWLAQYMAKDDILLLFGDLGAGKTTLVQALVRALGYDGAVTSPTFTLVHEYEGNIPIYHFDLYRLTEPEEVWDIGWSHYLQGQGLLCIEWPERLGHLMPEEALQVRLVPIERSNGEIARRMELNGSGEKAQQIVREWNQACTSLDWIAQQP
- a CDS encoding response regulator, which encodes MSVEIDAKTILVVDDQQGVRSLLQIIFREAGFNVLTAVNGLEAVDIVEKNHPPIVLMDVRMPGLDGFQSMLRMVKASPSIKVILMTAYTDESLVQRALREGAVDCLTKPFDVYSISSRVEQLWQSILIERKEQSGTVSQEAFR
- a CDS encoding amidohydrolase, which codes for MKKIIYGATIKTMKGETIEEGLLAFNEHGIITHVGPCPPLTTLEEEGEIIDGRGFLLLPGFIEAHCHVGLLEENAPIEGNDLNETSDPITPQMRALDGINPFDPAFEDALTGGVTTLCILPGSANIIGGQAVVMKAGQQSFSQRVVNEKSAIKCALGENPKRVYGEKNKAPITRMASAALLREALTKAKRYQQKKAAPEQDVDLRWDALDLLFEKKVPLRVHAHRADDILTALRIAQEFDLTLVIEHCTEGHLIAAELAQAGVAAVVGPSLVHRAKVEMKEITPRTAAVLEEASVPFAIMTDHPVIPIQYLPLCAGLAVKHGLEEERALQAITIGAARILGLEHRLGTLEVGKEADLVLWEGHPFDSRSKVAKAWIAGKQVL
- a CDS encoding asparaginase, with translation MSTLLVEVTRGPMVENRHYGSIVVVDQDGRTVARAGQGGITYMRSSSKPLMMIPLVENGGMEKFNFTEENLAIFTSSHTGEEEHRHWVLDSIQKIGLEETMLACGTHRPFDRKTAEALLKAGEKPTLLHCNCSGKHTGVLAYCLLQGYPLENYVSSEHPAEKDILAAVASLAELRPEEVIIGVDGCGIPVYGMPLENIAYAFGRFGLASSGSERRKKACARIVKAMVNHPFLVAGTGRLDSDLMTVTKGAIVAKIGADGVYALAAPEKGWGMAVKVADGNMNALGPIVLEALSQLGLLTAEQREALAHHDTKIIKNNLRDKVGEMRAAFTLES